Genomic DNA from Thermoplasmata archaeon:
ATCAAGGACAGTGAGAATAGCCGGGAAATTGCTTTTGCATGGAAAAAGAGGGCAGAAGCCCACATTGCAATTGGCGAATACACGACAGCACTGAAAGATGTTGAGCATGCTCTTTCTCTTAAGCCTGAGAAAGCACTCACTGGGAGATTGGTGTGTATCCAAGGGTTGGTGCATGAGCGAATGGCAGAACATGCTGAGGCAATAAAGTATTATGAAGAGGCTGTTAGAATTCTGGAAAATACAGATAGTTATGGAGATATTGCCTATGTCCACATGCGTCTCGGCACAGCAAATCATTCTCTTGGGCGAATTGTAGAAGGTGAAAACAATTTGAAGAAAGCACTTGAAATTTATACAAAGATTGAGGATTTGCGGGGCATTTCTGCAACCTCAAACAATTTGGGGGAATTTTACAGAAGTCTGGGGGAGCGGGAACAGGCAAGAGAACATTACCTAAAAGCCCTTGAAATAGACAGGAGAATCGGAGACAGAAGAGGCCTTTCAGTGGTGTACAGCAGCCTTGGAGATATTGCACTGGATTACGAGGAGTATCCTGAGGCAATCAGGAATTACAATGAAAGTTTGAAGCTCTGTAGAAGGATAGACAACAAGTATGGAATTGCCTGGAATATCTGTGGAATTGCTGAAGCACTTGTGAAGACAGGGCAGTTTCAGGGTGTGATGGGAAACCTCACAACAGCATTTGAGATTGCAAATAGGATCAATGCAAGGGATGTGGTTGGCTGGGCATATCGAGTGCATGCAGAGTACGAGGAGGCCACAGGCAATCTGGATGAGGCAAAACTGCTTTATGCAAAAAGCGTGAGAATTTTTGAAGTTGCAGGGATGGAGATAGAGAAGGGCAAAACCCTTTGTGAATATGGAAGGATGCTGGTTGAAAGTGGCACGGAATCTGAAAGAGGAATTGAGCTTTTGATGAGTGCGAGAAGAATTTTCAAGGAAAAAAATGCAAAGAACTATCTTGCTAAGTGCAAGCGGGTGCTTGATAAAGTTGGGATTTGAAAATCTTTATCTTTGTTTGAGGGTTGTGTGTGATGTGCAAGGCAGATTGACGCTCGGGCTTTACAATTCGTATGGAACTAAATTTCATGAGGTGCATAGAAGAGCAGTAACAAGAGCATTGGCACTCTGCACGGGCTTTGATTGTAACCTTGCGCTCTTCGGTTTTCCATTGCCCCCAGAGGCAGAAACTCCGAAGGAAATTTCCGAGTTTCTGGCAGATAAAACTACAATTTCAACGAAGGATGCTTTGATGAAGCTATCTAGTGAGGGCAGGTTCCATCTTTTCCCTTTTCCCGATAGGGGCTTTCCCCCGCAGCTTGGCATGGTTGTGGTGACTACCCAGCACCCTGAGGAAAAAAAAGCAGTGAGTGCAGCGTTCATTGCCAATGCGTTGCTCAATGGAAAATCTGTTTGCCTCGTTTTCGGGCTTGGACACCGAGGTTTAGGGAAGGTTGAGGAGATTGCGGAGTATCATTTCGAAGTAACTGGCAGGAATGTGGGGCTTGAGACCTGCACTGCACTCGGTGCTGTCGTGGGT
This window encodes:
- a CDS encoding DUF531 family protein, producing the protein MQRTILLSASGCLIKLGFENLYLCLRVVCDVQGRLTLGLYNSYGTKFHEVHRRAVTRALALCTGFDCNLALFGFPLPPEAETPKEISEFLADKTTISTKDALMKLSSEGRFHLFPFPDRGFPPQLGMVVVTTQHPEEKKAVSAAFIANALLNGKSVCLVFGLGHRGLGKVEEIAEYHFEVTGRNVGLETCTALGAVVGVVSATLKCMRRE